ATTCATCTGTGGCGCCTTGGCCACCGAAGCGGAACGCGGACTGGACGCTGCCCATGATCTCGTCCCGGAACACGAGTTCGCCGGTATCGTCGCCGGCCGCTCCCGCGACCACGTGCAACGGCAGCAGGTGCTCCTCGCGGGGATGGGCGGCGCGGGCACCCGGTGCCTCCGTCCATCGGCTCAGACGCAGATCCCGCTCACGTTGGGATAGCGCCACCGTCTCCTCGAGCCACGCGTCGAAGCGCCGCGAGTCCATATCGACGGGGCTGCCCTCGGGCCGGAACCGCCCCATGTTGTGAAAGCTCATCCCGCTGCCGAGGATCAGCACGCCTTCGCGTCGCAGGGGCGCCAGGGCACGTCCTAACGCCAGATGCACCTCGGGATCCAAACCACGCTTCAACGAGACCTGCACGACCGGGAGGTCGGCGCCCGGAAACGCCACCTTCAGCGGAATGAATACGCCATGATCGAGTCCACGCCTGCATTCTTCCTTGGCTTCGAGTCCGGCCTCCCTCAAGAGAGACCGTATGCGCCCGGCCAGCATCGGGGAGCCGGGCGCCGGCCAGGTGAGCCGATACGTGTGCGCTGGGAAACCAGTGTAATCGTAGAGCAGACGGGGAGCGCGCGCGGCATTCACCGTGAATGCCGGTGCTTCCCAGTGGGCTGAGACCACGACCACGGCCTTCGGGCGGGTGCCGACGTGCGCCTCCATCCCGCTCAGCCATGCCGCCATCCGATCCCACGTGCCGGCGGGCTTCCACTCCATGAAGAAGCACGGCCCGG
The Gammaproteobacteria bacterium DNA segment above includes these coding regions:
- a CDS encoding class III extradiol ring-cleavage dioxygenase, with translation MSDKSLPTLFIPHGAGPCFFMEWKPAGTWDRMAAWLSGMEAHVGTRPKAVVVVSAHWEAPAFTVNAARAPRLLYDYTGFPAHTYRLTWPAPGSPMLAGRIRSLLREAGLEAKEECRRGLDHGVFIPLKVAFPGADLPVVQVSLKRGLDPEVHLALGRALAPLRREGVLILGSGMSFHNMGRFRPEGSPVDMDSRRFDAWLEETVALSQRERDLRLSRWTEAPGARAAHPREEHLLPLHVVAGAAGDDTGELVFRDEIMGSVQSAFRFGGQGATDESVEIRNYSDTSRH